A genomic region of Burkholderia contaminans contains the following coding sequences:
- a CDS encoding DUF4942 domain-containing protein → MNAKFNDTHNGFQYYPTPIDLAARVWKKLKDRHPSRVLEPSAGKGHLLKGKLNPRYEYSKEYFHNIDCCEIDVRHHADLRELGVKIVGHDFLAMESGACYSAIVGNPPFHSGEKHVLKAWDLLWDGEVVMIVNAETVRNPLNAERRRLVSLIDEYGDVEYVQGAFQVEDAERKTPVDIAIVHLVKRAEVGSFVTMDLLRDMTRDTVDGEQLGNGYAVPHQLALPVSEIENRVRIFNAAVVSARDAIFVQAQASAYAGMLGDSMGARSSGTSDRDHAPTADYVRGALGTVYGELKERGWASIVRSADVTSRLSSEALKRVEAEFKLISELEFTVKNIYSFLIGVCEQQGRIQIDMLCDIFDRITRYHSDNTAYYRGWKSNDKHYRSIGRRIRHTRFVIPGFAVGRGARSPSWEMERLLADFDKGFALLAGNATPEVSLVSACNAHWTELKYGARIESSYFDLRFYPGIGTLHFFPRDKQLIDRLNRAVGRQRGWLPAENLKLESAGFWEQFDKAEKLDKEIRKAVAKRYRGCSDEPLRTLGNENWDGHERACLQVDEALQEVHEAHDIQVDFRVAFDARKEGALETQVEAHAQTQLPLLLAA, encoded by the coding sequence ATGAATGCAAAATTCAACGACACGCACAACGGGTTTCAGTACTACCCCACTCCGATCGACCTTGCAGCACGGGTCTGGAAGAAACTGAAGGATCGTCACCCGAGTCGCGTGCTCGAGCCTTCCGCCGGCAAGGGCCATCTCTTGAAAGGGAAGCTCAATCCGCGCTACGAATATAGCAAGGAATACTTCCACAACATCGACTGCTGTGAGATCGACGTTCGCCATCACGCGGACCTCCGAGAACTTGGCGTGAAGATCGTCGGTCACGACTTTCTCGCGATGGAATCTGGGGCATGCTACTCGGCGATCGTGGGCAACCCGCCTTTTCACAGCGGTGAAAAGCATGTCTTGAAGGCCTGGGACCTGCTTTGGGATGGCGAGGTCGTCATGATCGTCAACGCGGAGACCGTTCGAAACCCGTTGAACGCGGAGCGTCGACGACTCGTTAGCCTCATCGACGAGTACGGTGACGTCGAATACGTTCAGGGCGCCTTCCAGGTCGAGGACGCTGAGCGCAAGACGCCCGTCGACATTGCAATCGTCCACCTTGTGAAACGTGCCGAGGTCGGCTCGTTTGTCACGATGGACCTTCTCCGAGACATGACTCGGGACACCGTCGACGGCGAGCAGCTCGGTAACGGATACGCAGTGCCGCACCAGTTGGCGTTGCCGGTAAGCGAAATCGAGAACCGCGTGCGCATCTTCAATGCAGCTGTTGTCAGCGCACGGGACGCAATCTTTGTGCAGGCGCAGGCAAGCGCGTATGCCGGCATGCTTGGAGATTCGATGGGTGCTCGATCGTCAGGGACCTCGGACCGCGACCACGCGCCCACGGCTGACTATGTCCGCGGGGCACTTGGTACCGTGTATGGGGAATTGAAAGAACGCGGGTGGGCGTCGATCGTGCGGTCAGCAGACGTAACGAGTCGACTATCGAGTGAAGCCCTCAAACGTGTCGAGGCAGAATTCAAGCTGATTTCCGAGCTCGAGTTCACGGTAAAGAACATCTACAGCTTTCTGATCGGAGTCTGCGAGCAGCAAGGCCGGATTCAGATCGACATGCTGTGCGACATCTTCGACCGTATCACTCGATATCACTCTGACAACACTGCGTATTACCGCGGTTGGAAAAGCAACGACAAGCACTATCGCTCTATCGGCCGAAGGATCCGGCACACCCGCTTTGTGATCCCTGGCTTTGCAGTCGGTCGCGGTGCCCGGTCGCCTTCCTGGGAGATGGAGCGGTTACTCGCTGACTTCGACAAGGGGTTCGCGCTACTCGCGGGCAACGCTACCCCGGAAGTTAGCCTCGTTAGCGCTTGCAACGCTCACTGGACCGAACTGAAGTATGGTGCTCGAATCGAGTCGTCCTATTTTGACCTTCGGTTTTATCCTGGCATCGGAACGCTTCATTTCTTTCCGAGGGACAAGCAGTTGATCGACCGTTTGAACCGGGCTGTTGGACGTCAACGCGGCTGGCTCCCGGCGGAAAACTTGAAGCTTGAGTCCGCTGGCTTCTGGGAGCAGTTCGACAAGGCGGAGAAGCTTGACAAGGAAATTCGCAAAGCTGTTGCGAAGCGCTACCGCGGCTGCAGTGACGAACCGCTGCGGACCCTGGGCAACGAGAATTGGGACGGGCATGAACGCGCGTGCCTGCAAGTCGACGAGGCATTGCAGGAGGTGCACGAAGCCCATGACATCCAGGTCGACTTTCGAGTTGCCTTCGACGCTCGCAAGGAAGGGGCGTTGGAAACCCAAGTCGAGGCTCACGCGCAGACGCAGTTGCCCTTGCTCCTCGCCGCCTAA
- a CDS encoding ParB/RepB/Spo0J family partition protein, protein MNATAQATENSDKDEERFFQMLEKMLTFETTLDFGGSKALMNEIGAKSRDLYQVPIAYIKELPDFNVRVHDEAYDQHIDFLAESIRLNGFYQDKPLAGYVASVGGKNVIYLTDGYSRFKGVKRAIERGANITTLPMVFKPASTSLEDLTVALVTSNEGKPLTPFEKGIVCKRLEGYGMEIDEIASRLKISALYVGQLLRLMGLPGKIRKMVQEGKISAENALAAQKKHGDQAVTVLETASALAKASGKTRVTGKNLPGAQLDKVVKKQAPAMADTLRSVKADPGYTALAPEIREKLESLLTAIDAAKGPSRDDPQDAAEPATTTGEASAA, encoded by the coding sequence ATGAACGCCACTGCGCAAGCAACCGAAAACAGCGATAAGGATGAAGAGCGCTTCTTCCAGATGCTGGAGAAGATGCTCACCTTCGAGACGACGCTCGACTTCGGCGGCTCGAAAGCACTGATGAACGAAATCGGCGCGAAGTCCCGGGACCTCTACCAGGTACCGATCGCCTACATCAAGGAACTGCCCGACTTCAACGTTCGAGTGCATGACGAGGCGTACGATCAGCACATCGACTTCCTGGCGGAATCCATTCGTCTGAATGGCTTTTACCAGGACAAGCCGCTTGCTGGTTACGTCGCGAGTGTAGGCGGCAAGAACGTGATCTACCTGACGGACGGCTATAGCCGCTTCAAGGGAGTGAAACGTGCAATCGAACGCGGGGCGAACATCACCACGCTTCCGATGGTTTTCAAGCCGGCGTCGACTTCCCTCGAGGATCTGACTGTTGCGCTCGTCACCTCGAACGAAGGGAAGCCTCTCACGCCGTTCGAAAAGGGCATTGTCTGCAAACGCCTCGAAGGGTACGGCATGGAGATCGATGAGATCGCGTCCCGCCTGAAGATTTCGGCGTTGTACGTGGGGCAGCTCCTCCGCTTGATGGGCTTGCCCGGCAAGATCCGCAAGATGGTTCAGGAAGGCAAGATCTCGGCCGAGAACGCGCTCGCTGCCCAGAAGAAGCACGGCGACCAGGCAGTTACTGTTCTCGAAACTGCCAGTGCCCTCGCAAAAGCATCGGGTAAAACTCGCGTCACCGGGAAGAATCTTCCCGGCGCTCAGCTCGACAAAGTCGTCAAGAAGCAAGCACCCGCTATGGCTGACACGCTTCGTAGCGTGAAAGCCGATCCGGGCTACACAGCTCTCGCTCCGGAAATCCGCGAGAAGCTGGAATCGCTTCTGACTGCGATCGACGCTGCGAAAGGACCTTCGCGGGATGACCCGCAAGATGCAGCAGAGCCGGCCACCACGACCGGCGAAGCGTCCGCTGCGTAG
- a CDS encoding CsgG/HfaB family protein: MRKTLFTLAAVLFVTSLAACSNMQLMGGGKSPDSTAVAGSNAPTADSMHHCSTPLGTLAVYEDQRSPWYQLLTSQYQLPSTVPVLKLLVQQSNCFVIVDRGNALDTAIGERALGAAGEIRATSRIKKGRMVAADYTMTPSITFSSQNAGSLGGVLSMIPVVGNYAAQVAGQINTKSASTTLTLVDNRSTVQVAAATGSARNMDIGALGSIMSTHTGGTIAGYADTPEGKVIVAAFTDSLNNLVDSLKQYKTQHVKGGLGNGGRLKVD; encoded by the coding sequence ATGCGAAAGACCCTTTTCACCCTCGCAGCCGTCCTGTTTGTGACGTCGCTCGCAGCGTGCTCGAATATGCAACTCATGGGTGGCGGTAAGAGCCCGGACAGCACGGCCGTGGCCGGGTCGAACGCCCCGACCGCGGATTCGATGCACCACTGCAGCACCCCGCTTGGTACCCTCGCGGTCTACGAAGATCAGCGATCGCCCTGGTATCAGCTGCTCACGAGCCAGTATCAGTTGCCGAGCACGGTTCCGGTCCTCAAGCTGCTGGTCCAGCAATCAAATTGCTTCGTGATCGTGGACCGCGGTAATGCGCTGGACACCGCGATCGGCGAGCGTGCACTCGGCGCCGCCGGCGAGATTCGAGCCACGAGCCGAATCAAGAAAGGCAGGATGGTCGCCGCCGACTACACGATGACGCCGAGTATCACCTTCTCAAGTCAGAACGCGGGCAGCCTGGGTGGCGTCCTCTCGATGATCCCCGTCGTTGGCAACTACGCGGCGCAAGTCGCCGGCCAGATCAACACGAAGTCTGCCTCGACCACGTTGACGCTCGTGGACAATCGCTCGACGGTGCAAGTGGCAGCCGCGACCGGCTCGGCGCGCAACATGGATATCGGCGCACTGGGCAGCATCATGTCCACACACACCGGTGGCACGATCGCGGGCTATGCCGACACCCCGGAAGGCAAAGTAATCGTCGCGGCCTTCACCGATTCGCTGAACAACCTGGTCGACTCGCTGAAGCAGTACAAGACCCAGCATGTGAAGGGTGGCCTGGGTAACGGCGGCCGACTGAAGGTCGACTGA